One Nitrospirota bacterium genomic window, CCCCTGATATGTACCAGTGAAACATTGACAACGGATGTATCAATAATCTCAATCAGGGTCGGGAGCATTACCGTTAAGGCAACAATCCACTTGTTCACTTTACGAAGACCGTGGGAATTACAGACATGCCTATTCTCAGTACGTGCTCAGAATCCGTGCCTTTTTCAAAGACAATCTTGACCGGAATCCTCTTTACCACCTTTACATAGTTGCCGGTAGCGTTCTCAGGGGGGAAGAGGGAGAAGACTGCTCCTGTGCCTGCCATGATGCTGTCAACCCTTCCCCAGAAAACCTTTCCCGAATATGCATCCACCTTTATCTTGACCCGCTGTCCCGGCCTTATATCCTCCAGCTTCGTCTCCTTGTAATTGGCAACAACATAGGTATCGTTTAATGGGACAACGGCCATCAATGGCTGCCCTGCACGTACCTGATTACCTGCTGCAACGGATTTCCTCGTGATGTATCCATCGGAAGGCGCTGATATCCTTGTGTATGACAGGGTCAAACGTGCAAGTACCAATTGAGCCTTCCACTTTTTTATTATCTGCCTTTGTGCAGCTATCGAATTCCTGACCTGATTTATTACCGCCTTCTGGGAATCAACAGCAGTGCTTGCCTGGTCAATCCTCTTGTCTGCTTCTGTTAATTGTGCCCTGATAACATCGTAGCCGGTCTTTATCTTCTCATATTTGTCGCGGGAGATTACCGCTTCCTGAAAAAGCCTCTCAGCCCTTCTGAAGTCTGTTTCAGCCTTCCTGAATCTTGCAAGATTTAATTCAAAATTAGCCCTGGCAACCTCTACTGCTGACCTCAGTTCAATCAATCGCTTTTGGGTGGTAACGAGTGAGGCCTCCATTGATTTGAGCTGAGACCTCTGGGTGTCGAGTTCGGCCTGTGCGGCGTTCACCTTTTCCATATACATTTCAGGGTCTATCTCAACCAGCATATCTCCCTTTTTGACGTACTGATTGTCCCTTACATAAATCTTCTGAACAGTTCCTGTTACCCTTGGTGCAACAGTATGAATGTCGCCCTTAATAAATGCATCATCCGTTGATATATGAGTGCTCTTGTATCGCACGTAAAAAAATAGTCCGGCAAGAAAGAGGATGAGGCCGGCAAATAATATCATCAGTACACGGAACTGCTTCTTGTGATTGCTGTTCAACTCAGCCATATATTTATAACCTCCTGTCTTTATATGCATTTATGAGCAAGGTATCTGTATCAAGCGCCTCCGTGGCTGTTCCTTTACCCTCAGGATATCCTAATAAGGATAATCCTTCTTTATTTTTAAGTCAATATTTTTCACCTGCAGTGTTATTGCAAAATGATAATGTTACAAAACAGAATTATAATAGGGAAGGTTGGATACATGCGTTGGTCAGTTCTGAATCGACGGATACAGGAGAAACGCCTTTCTCAAAGAGACTATGCTAGGATAAAACAACACTTCTCTGATGATGTTCGTGATGCTATGATTATCAATCTGATCCCGGAGGTGATCGCAACTTCAACCAAACTCCTTGAAGCCTCTCCCCTTCGTGCGATGGACGCTCTTCATGTTGCGTGTGCAATAGTTTGGCGTGCAGACCTGTTTGTTTCATCTGATAAACAACAGGTAGCTGCTGCCGGTAAAGCAGGCCTTAAGATAAAATATGTGTAGGATGGTTAACCACTCGTTTCCACACGGGTGTCAACTGTTATCTAAAAAGGCAGTTCCGATATCTCCTGGGTCCCCTGTTCAAGAGAGAGGACACGGAGCATGGCACCTGAAAGACCGGCCCTCTCAAGGATCGACCTGTATTCTCTCAAATCCGAGCATCTCACCAAGAGCACCATTGATAATTCTCTGGGCAACAACACCGTAGTCCACTACAACATCAAGAAGGGGGCCTTCGTATATCTTGCCCTCTCTCCGCACGATAAACTCTGCCCTTGCAAGTTCCGAGAGATACCTGCAGAAGAGCGTCTTTCCTCCAAATTTTGCAGCAAAATCCGCAAGCAGGGACTTGTCATCAAGCGTGACCATATTCTCTTCAACCGGTATGGGCCTTCTCTGCTCCTTTGTTGCCGGTATCACGCAAAATCTGTTTTCAGGCAAGAGTTGTTCCCTGGTGTTTACAGCACGGGAAAGTGCCTGTCTGTAAACAGTTTGTAATAGTAATGATATACGGAAAGGGGCAGTTGAAGGCATGAGGGAGGGGAGTAAAGGCTGAAATATTCAAAGGTTTTGCGAAGACCTGCTTCAGAGAAAAACTTGATCCCGCAGGGTATTTGCCGTATCTGAAGAGACATCTTTATTCAAACCTTGCTACAATCAAATCAGATGCCTCAAAACAACCTCTTGAATATGGAAGGATGCATGAAACAGATTCTTGAAAAAACGGGATATTTATTGTTAATGATAGCATTGCAGATAGCTGTGTCCCTGTTGGTTCCGGGTGATGCTGCATCCATTCGTGCGGAGATGGGGGATACTCCTGCAGCCCCTACTGCAAGGATCAAGAATATTCAGGGGGAGAGTCCGGCAGAGAAAACGGTGAACCGGTTTGATGTTTACTCTGACAAGACGTGGAAGTTTGTCTGGGGGGATGAGTTTAACGGGACAGGGATCGATCCCCTGAAGTGGCAAGTCCTGGAAGAGGGACCGAACAACCTGGGAGAGGGCTGGCCGGAAGGGTATCGCAGGAAGGACAATGTCTACCTTGACGGTAAAGGTAATGCCGTCATCAGGTTCAGCCGTGATAAGGATGGCAACTTGATAGTTGGCGGCATGAAGTCAAAGGTTAGCTTCCTTTATGGCTATTTTGAGGCCCGGCTAAAACTTACAACTCAGCCGGGCTGGTGGGCGGCCTTCTGGCTGTACAGGGAGAGTAAGGGGTCAAATCCGTTTCTTCACGGTCTGGAGATAGATATTTTTGAAGATTTCTTCAGGAAGTCAAGGAAGCAGAATGTAGTCCAGGAGGCCCTTCACGTGGGGGTTCCCTCTGCCTATGCCAAGTCTTTTACCAATATTACCCGGGTGGACGACTGGAATGCGTTTCATGTGTTCGGGCTGAAATGGACGCCGCTGGAATATATCTTTTACATTGACGGTGCGGAGGTTCTGCGCTGGGGCAAGGACCAGGCGGTAACCACGCAGCCCTGTCAGGTGTGGCTCTCCTCCAACACCGGCAGTGTCAGGCGGGTAAAATTTACAGGTGATTACCGGGATGCCGCTCTGCCGGATTACTACGTTATTGATTACGTTAGGGTGTACAAAAAAAACATCGGGGACAAGAAGAAACCCGTTGTGGTGATAACCTCGCCTGCCGATTTCGGGCCACGAAGCGTGAAGGAGGGTGATAGTGTAACTATTGAAGTCTCGGCTGAGGATTTGGATGG contains:
- a CDS encoding HlyD family secretion protein gives rise to the protein MAELNSNHKKQFRVLMILFAGLILFLAGLFFYVRYKSTHISTDDAFIKGDIHTVAPRVTGTVQKIYVRDNQYVKKGDMLVEIDPEMYMEKVNAAQAELDTQRSQLKSMEASLVTTQKRLIELRSAVEVARANFELNLARFRKAETDFRRAERLFQEAVISRDKYEKIKTGYDVIRAQLTEADKRIDQASTAVDSQKAVINQVRNSIAAQRQIIKKWKAQLVLARLTLSYTRISAPSDGYITRKSVAAGNQVRAGQPLMAVVPLNDTYVVANYKETKLEDIRPGQRVKIKVDAYSGKVFWGRVDSIMAGTGAVFSLFPPENATGNYVKVVKRIPVKIVFEKGTDSEHVLRIGMSVIPTVFVK
- a CDS encoding family 16 glycosylhydrolase codes for the protein MKQILEKTGYLLLMIALQIAVSLLVPGDAASIRAEMGDTPAAPTARIKNIQGESPAEKTVNRFDVYSDKTWKFVWGDEFNGTGIDPLKWQVLEEGPNNLGEGWPEGYRRKDNVYLDGKGNAVIRFSRDKDGNLIVGGMKSKVSFLYGYFEARLKLTTQPGWWAAFWLYRESKGSNPFLHGLEIDIFEDFFRKSRKQNVVQEALHVGVPSAYAKSFTNITRVDDWNAFHVFGLKWTPLEYIFYIDGAEVLRWGKDQAVTTQPCQVWLSSNTGSVRRVKFTGDYRDAALPDYYVIDYVRVYKKNIGDKKKPVVVITSPADFGPRSVKEGDSVTIEVSAEDLDGGIREVYLFDNGYLLKTRTGPPYRFKVTFNDAYYSKTDYMKPANLRGVTSLLTGHVFVAMAKDNDGLVGFSGPREFYVESTIPSRPYKGRAQIIPGRIELPYFDDGGQGVAYYDTDSKNTGAAKSDFRVNEGVDTNGRSIGWIYDGEWLKYTVDVKQGGRYTVTVPFAAGPGSPEGGKKGIRLEVDGRFVADIMMKGVTGGWSKWTTVTRRGVVLPGGRHVLTVRIVNGFFNLKYMDFRLEK
- a CDS encoding type II toxin-antitoxin system VapC family toxin, which encodes MIMLQNRIIIGKVGYMRWSVLNRRIQEKRLSQRDYARIKQHFSDDVRDAMIINLIPEVIATSTKLLEASPLRAMDALHVACAIVWRADLFVSSDKQQVAAAGKAGLKIKYV